A single region of the Hyphomicrobiales bacterium genome encodes:
- the adh gene encoding Alcohol dehydrogenase has protein sequence MAKTMKAAVVREFGKPLVIEEVAVPEPGPGMIQVAIKASGVCHTDLHAAEGDWPVKPKPPFIPGHEGVGFVSAVGAGVTHVKEGDRVGVPWLYTACGHCRHCLGGWETLCVEQQNTGYSVNGGFADYVVADPNYVGHLPANIGFVEIAPILCAGVTVYKGLKVTDTKPGDWVVISGVGGLGHMAVQYAKAMGLNVAAVDIDEAKLALARRLGATLTVNAKEEDPAAVIKRETDGGAQGVLVTAVSPKAFEQAIGMVGRGGTVSLNGLPPGGFPLDIFGMVLNGITVRGSIVGTRLDLQESLDFAASGKVQATVSTAKLEDINAVFDKMHKGQIEGRIVLDMVS, from the coding sequence ATGGCTAAGACCATGAAAGCCGCCGTCGTGCGGGAATTCGGCAAGCCGCTCGTCATCGAGGAAGTGGCCGTTCCCGAACCGGGACCGGGCATGATCCAGGTCGCGATCAAGGCCTCGGGTGTCTGCCATACGGATCTGCATGCGGCAGAGGGTGACTGGCCGGTGAAGCCAAAGCCGCCATTCATCCCCGGCCATGAAGGTGTCGGCTTCGTCTCGGCGGTCGGCGCCGGCGTCACCCACGTCAAGGAAGGTGACCGGGTCGGCGTGCCGTGGCTCTATACCGCCTGCGGCCATTGCCGGCACTGCCTGGGCGGCTGGGAGACGCTCTGCGTCGAACAGCAGAACACGGGCTATTCCGTCAACGGCGGCTTCGCTGACTATGTCGTCGCGGACCCGAATTATGTTGGGCACCTGCCCGCGAATATCGGTTTCGTGGAGATCGCACCGATCCTCTGCGCCGGCGTCACCGTCTACAAGGGCTTGAAAGTCACGGACACCAAGCCCGGTGACTGGGTCGTCATCTCCGGCGTCGGCGGTCTCGGCCACATGGCCGTGCAATATGCCAAGGCGATGGGGCTCAATGTCGCCGCCGTCGATATCGACGAGGCAAAGCTCGCCCTCGCGCGCCGGCTTGGGGCGACCTTGACCGTGAACGCCAAGGAGGAGGATCCCGCCGCTGTGATCAAGCGTGAAACCGATGGCGGCGCTCAGGGCGTTCTGGTGACGGCGGTCAGTCCCAAGGCCTTCGAGCAGGCGATCGGCATGGTCGGGCGCGGCGGCACCGTCTCGCTCAATGGGCTGCCGCCCGGCGGCTTCCCGCTCGATATCTTCGGCATGGTGCTGAACGGCATCACGGTCCGCGGCTCGATCGTCGGCACCCGCCTCGACCTGCAGGAATCGCTCGATTTTGCCGCCTCCGGCAAAGTCCAGGCGACGGTCTCCACGGCCAAGCTCGAAGACATCAATGCAGTCTTCGACAAGATGCACAAAGGACAGATCGAGGGCCGCATCGTTCTCGACATGGTGTCCTGA
- a CDS encoding conserved hypothetical protein (Evidence 4 : Unknown function but conserved in other organisms), with product MTEVSAARVTATPAAVALIEKLKAQHGPILFHQSGGCCDGSSPMCYPQGEFIVGDRDVKLGEIEGTPVYISASQFEAWQHTQLILDVVPGRGGMFSLDNGTEHRFLSRSRLFSGEEMCALPTPSRGR from the coding sequence ATGACGGAGGTGTCCGCAGCGAGGGTAACGGCGACGCCAGCGGCGGTTGCCTTGATCGAGAAACTCAAGGCGCAGCACGGTCCCATCCTCTTTCACCAGTCGGGAGGCTGCTGCGACGGGTCATCGCCCATGTGCTACCCGCAGGGCGAATTCATCGTCGGCGACCGTGACGTCAAGCTCGGAGAGATCGAGGGGACGCCGGTCTATATCAGTGCCTCGCAGTTCGAGGCATGGCAGCACACGCAGCTTATTCTTGATGTCGTGCCGGGGCGTGGTGGCATGTTCTCGCTCGACAACGGGACGGAACACCGTTTCCTGAGCCGTTCGCGCCTGTTCTCCGGCGAAGAGATGTGCGCCCTGCCCACGCCGTCACGCGGCCGCTGA
- a CDS encoding Sugar phosphate permease — protein MARPQAVASGGGNSASVEPASVLGGTAAFGAPLLVLALGHMLSNMLRTLPAIATDVMALDLGVSAEALASLTGAYHFAFAAGQIPVGVALDRYGVRTVSLTLFTIVTVGAALAAVIGGATGFLLAQIVLGIGCCGMLLCPMTLAAKMLTPAKFGLWSGLIQGVGNCGMLLSASPLAWLIETSGWRAGYAVAAMASIVVAGLVFLLVPNTPPERGAEHATLRSEVREVVRIGMSARMRGIIILALASFAVMIGIRGLWGGPWLMDIKGVSRVEAGTVLMPMTVALVIGPIAFGMLDRRIGHRRALIIAGHTIAGVMLLVLATGGPGGLLSNLLGHARLPVTFDTAVLFAFGATIAVQPLLFAMGRSIFSPDKAGKALAAINFAFFAGAAVFQPVTGAVSTLWGTAGVIVFLGLLVLACTLVFAVLTRPAQAGVGAKRAEPA, from the coding sequence ATGGCAAGGCCGCAAGCGGTTGCGTCCGGCGGAGGAAATTCTGCGTCCGTAGAGCCTGCGTCTGTCCTTGGGGGGACAGCGGCCTTCGGTGCACCGCTCCTCGTGCTGGCTCTCGGCCACATGCTCTCCAACATGCTTCGCACCTTGCCGGCGATCGCCACGGATGTAATGGCGCTTGATCTCGGCGTGAGCGCGGAAGCGCTCGCCAGCCTGACGGGCGCCTACCATTTCGCTTTTGCCGCTGGCCAGATTCCAGTCGGCGTGGCGCTCGATCGCTATGGCGTGCGCACGGTCTCTCTGACACTTTTCACGATCGTCACCGTGGGGGCCGCGCTGGCAGCCGTCATCGGCGGGGCGACCGGCTTCCTCCTGGCGCAGATCGTGCTCGGCATCGGCTGCTGCGGCATGCTGCTCTGCCCGATGACACTGGCCGCGAAAATGTTGACACCGGCGAAGTTCGGGCTGTGGTCAGGCCTCATCCAGGGCGTCGGCAACTGCGGGATGCTGCTGTCGGCGAGCCCGCTGGCCTGGCTCATCGAGACGTCCGGCTGGCGTGCCGGCTACGCCGTCGCCGCGATGGCGAGCATCGTCGTCGCCGGCCTCGTTTTCCTGCTGGTGCCCAACACGCCTCCCGAGCGGGGAGCCGAGCACGCCACGTTGCGCTCGGAAGTGCGGGAGGTCGTGCGGATCGGTATGTCCGCCCGCATGCGTGGCATCATCATTCTCGCCCTGGCGTCCTTCGCGGTGATGATCGGCATCCGCGGCCTCTGGGGTGGCCCATGGCTCATGGATATCAAAGGCGTGAGCCGGGTCGAGGCCGGCACCGTGCTGATGCCGATGACGGTCGCCCTCGTTATCGGCCCGATCGCATTTGGTATGCTGGACCGGCGCATCGGCCACCGTCGCGCTCTGATCATCGCCGGCCACACGATCGCCGGCGTGATGCTCCTCGTGCTCGCTACCGGCGGTCCGGGCGGCCTGTTGTCCAACCTCCTCGGCCACGCCCGTTTGCCCGTTACCTTTGACACCGCCGTGCTTTTCGCGTTCGGCGCGACGATCGCGGTGCAGCCGCTGCTCTTTGCCATGGGTCGCTCGATCTTCTCGCCTGACAAGGCTGGCAAGGCGCTCGCGGCGATCAATTTCGCCTTCTTCGCGGGCGCGGCGGTCTTCCAGCCGGTGACCGGCGCGGTATCCACGCTCTGGGGCACGGCCGGGGTGATCGTCTTCCTCGGCTTGCTCGTGCTCGCCTGTACACTGGTCTTCGCCGTTCTCACGCGGCCGGCGCAAGCGGGCGTCGGCGCGAAGCGCGCGGAACCCGCATGA